From Pantoea sp. Ep11b, the proteins below share one genomic window:
- the hisS gene encoding histidine--tRNA ligase — MAKNIQAIRGMNDYLPADTALWQRIEGVLKQTLASYGYSEIRLPLVEQTPLFKRAIGEVTDVVEKEMYTFEDRNGESLTLRPEGTAGCVRAGIEHGLLYNQEQRLWYMGPMFRYERPQKGRYRQFYQIGVEVFGLQGPDIDAELIMLNARWWKALGIADHVRLELNSIGSLEARAHYRDALVAFLEQHKASLDEDCKRRMYSNPMRVLDSKNPEIQQLLNDAPQLGDYLDDESREHFSGLCALLDDAGIGYTVNQRLVRGLDYYNRTVIEWVTDSLGSQGTVCGGGRYDGLVEQLGGRATPAVGFAMGMERLVLLVQAVNPEFEPTSNVDVYVIASGQGVQSAAMQLAEKLRDEAPELRLMTNFGGGNFKKQFARADKWGARVALVLGEDEVKAGQVVIKDLRRGEQQTRDQAEAAAVLRSLLQ, encoded by the coding sequence GTGGCGAAGAATATTCAGGCGATTCGCGGGATGAACGACTACCTGCCTGCGGATACGGCCCTCTGGCAACGGATTGAAGGCGTGCTCAAGCAGACGCTGGCGAGCTACGGTTACAGCGAAATTCGCTTACCGCTGGTGGAGCAAACACCACTGTTTAAACGCGCCATCGGTGAAGTCACCGATGTGGTTGAAAAAGAGATGTACACCTTCGAGGACCGCAACGGCGAAAGCCTGACGCTGCGCCCGGAAGGGACCGCAGGCTGTGTGCGCGCCGGTATTGAACACGGCTTACTCTATAACCAGGAGCAGCGTCTCTGGTATATGGGGCCGATGTTCCGCTATGAGCGTCCGCAGAAAGGCCGCTATCGCCAGTTCTACCAGATCGGCGTGGAAGTCTTTGGTCTGCAGGGACCGGATATCGATGCGGAACTGATCATGTTGAACGCCCGCTGGTGGAAAGCGCTTGGGATCGCCGATCATGTCCGTCTGGAACTGAACTCTATCGGTTCGCTGGAAGCGCGCGCGCACTATCGTGACGCGCTGGTCGCGTTTCTGGAACAGCATAAAGCGTCGCTGGATGAGGATTGCAAACGCCGCATGTACAGCAATCCGATGCGCGTGCTCGACAGCAAAAATCCTGAGATTCAGCAACTGCTGAACGATGCGCCGCAGCTTGGCGACTATCTGGATGACGAATCCCGCGAACACTTCAGCGGCCTGTGTGCCCTGCTGGACGATGCCGGCATCGGCTATACCGTCAATCAGCGTCTGGTGCGCGGGCTGGACTATTATAATCGCACCGTGATCGAGTGGGTCACCGATAGCCTGGGTTCTCAGGGCACGGTCTGCGGCGGCGGCCGCTACGATGGCCTGGTCGAGCAGCTCGGCGGTCGCGCCACGCCAGCCGTAGGTTTCGCGATGGGAATGGAGCGGCTGGTGCTGCTGGTTCAGGCCGTTAACCCGGAATTTGAACCGACGAGCAATGTGGATGTCTATGTAATCGCTTCCGGTCAGGGCGTGCAGTCTGCTGCGATGCAGCTGGCTGAGAAACTGCGCGACGAAGCGCCGGAACTGCGGCTGATGACAAACTTCGGCGGCGGCAACTTCAAAAAACAGTTTGCCCGTGCTGACAAGTGGGGCGCGCGCGTCGCGCTGGTGTTAGGCGAGGATGAAGTCAAAGCGGGTCAGGTCGTGATTAAAGATCTGCGCCGTGGCGAGCAGCAAACGCGGGATCAGGCAGAGGCTGCTGCTGTATTACGTTCGCTGTTACAGTAA